Proteins co-encoded in one Arachis hypogaea cultivar Tifrunner chromosome 13, arahy.Tifrunner.gnm2.J5K5, whole genome shotgun sequence genomic window:
- the LOC112732378 gene encoding 26S proteasome regulatory subunit RPN13 isoform X2, protein MSSSSADPFPAIQEIMLEFRAGKMLFEGKRVVPDARKGLVRIARGEEGLVHFQWLDRTQNVVEDDQIIFPNEAIFEKVNQASGRIYILKFNGDDRKFFFWMQEPNADGDSQLCSSVNDYLNTPIEFLGEEEADGSLPLQVSEDMIEDDISSRAANLVVPNLGMEATSDVTSSGPVKLADLQRILSNIGPADILDLDGGLGLGDILKPDLIMPLMDTISLEQRLAPYLPEGKWSPEDILELLQSPPFRQQVDSFTYVLKTGQIDLTQFGINPSKYKFTVLSFLEALEDSVSESSEAEESRQDQSCNRHDPMDESK, encoded by the exons ATGAGTTCGTCTTCCGCGGATCCTTTTCCAGCAATTCAG GAAATTATGCTTGAATTCCGTGCTGGTAAAATGTTATTCGAGGGAAAAAGGGTTGTCCCCGATGCACGAAAAGGACTTGTTCGTATTGCTAGG GGAGAGGAGGGATTAGTCCATTTTCAGTGGCTTGATCGGACACAAAATGTCGTCGAAGAT GATCAAATAATATTTCCAAATGAAGCAATTTTTGAGAAG GTTAACCAAGCTTCTGGAAGGATTTACATATTGAAGTTTAATGGTGATGATAGAAAGTTTTTCTTCTGGATGCAG GAACCAAACGCTGATGGTGATTCACAACTCTGTAGCTCGGTGAATGATTACCTTAACACACCAATAG AGTTCCTTGGTGAAGAAGAGGCTGATGGATCCCTTCCTCTTCAAGTTTCTGAAGATATGATTGAGGATGATATCTCATCTAG AGCTGCAAACCTGGTTGTCCCAAACTTGGGTATGGAAGCAACTAGTGATGTAACATCTTCTGGTCCAGTTAAATTGGCAGATCTCCAAAGAATATTGAGTAACATTGGGCCTGCAG ATATTCTTGATCTTGACGGAG GCTTGGGACTTGGTGATATATTGAAGCCAGATCTAATAATGCCGTTGATGGACACAATATCTTTGGAGCAGCGTTTAGCTCCCTACTTACCTGAG GGTAAGTGGTCTCCAGAAGATATATTGGAATTGTTGCAGAGCCCACCTTTCCGTCAGCAAGTAGATTCATTTACTTAT GTACTTAAAACAGGACAGATAGATTTAACTCAGTTTGGAATTAATCCAAGCAAAT ACAAGTTCACAGTTTTGTCTTTTCTTGAGGCTCTTGAAGATTCTGTTTCTGAATCATCAGAGGCAGAGGAATCCAGACAAGATCAATCTTGTAACCGTCATGACCCTATGGATGAATCTAAGTAG
- the LOC112732376 gene encoding probable serine/threonine-protein kinase PBL17, with the protein MGICFSIEDQKHHSISDSSSKPRPQGYESASSTTPLSSMNIKDLRQSAGYCNVDIFTYEELRLATKYFRPDLILGEGGFGVVYKGVIDDSVRPGFKPTQVAIKELNREGFQGDREWLAEVNYLGQFSHPNLVKLIGYCCEDEHRLLVYEYMASGSLEKHLFRRVGSTLTWSKRMKIALHAARGLAFLHGAERPIIYRDFKTSNILLDADFNAKLSDFGLAKDGPMGDQTHVSTRVMGTYGYAAPEYVMTGHLTARSDVYGFGVVLLELLIGRRALDKSRPSREHNLVEWARPLLNHNKKLLKILDPKIEGQYSSKTAIKVANLAYQCLSQNPKGRPLMSQVVEILENFQSSGENEEEQMIQNGSSSLTIYEVPKGGNGNSLEGRNQSRNDELRRNERRIEKSKSQPSNRNLSGS; encoded by the exons ATGGGGATTTGCTTCAGCATTGAAGACCAAAAGCATCACTCCATCTCCGATTCGAGTTCTAAGCCTCGGCCTCAAG GATATGAATCTGCATCGTCGACGACTCCGCTGAGTTCGATGAATATCAAAGATCTGCGGCAGAGTGCTGGATACTGCAATGTTGATATATTCACGTACGAGGAGCTGAGGCTAGCGACAAAGTACTTCCGCCCTGACTTGATTCTTGGAGAAGGTGGCTTCGGAGTGGTGTATAAAGGTGTCATTGATGATAGTGTGAGGCCAGGCTTCAAGCCCACTCAAGTCGCCATCAAGGAGCTTAATCGTGAAGGATTTCAAGGCGATAGGGAATGGCTC GCTGAAGTTAACTACTTAGGTCAATTCAGTCACCCAAATCTTGTAAAGCTCATTGGATACTGCTGTGAGGATGAACACCGGTTATTAGTCTATGAGTACATGGCAAGTGGCAGCTTGGAGAAACATCTTTTTCGCA GAGTGGGCTCAACACTAACTTGGTCAAAAAGAATGAAGATTGCTTTACACGCTGCAAGAGGGCTTGCTTTTCTTCACGGTGCAGAGAGGCCCATCATATATCGTGATTTTAAGACATCAAATATCCTGCTAGATGCG GATTTCAACGCAAAGCTTTCAGACTTTGGTCTTGCTAAGGATGGGCCAATGGGGGACCAAACCCATGTTTCAACACGAGTGATGGGCACATATGGATATGCTGCTCCTGAGTATGTCATGACTG GGCATTTGACAGCTCGAAGTGATGTGTATGGCTTTGGGGTGGTGCTACTTGAATTGCTTATTGGTAGGAGAGCGTTAGACAAGAGTAGGCCCAGCCGAGAGCATAACTTGGTTGAGTGGGCACGGCCACTGTTGAATCATAACAAGaaacttctaaaaattttagacCCTAAAATCGAAGGGCAATATTCAAGTAAAACCGCAATAAAGGTAGCTAATTTGGCATACCAGTGTCTTAGCCAAAACCCGAAAGGCAGACCCCTGATGAGCCAGGTAGTtgaaattcttgaaaattttcagtCAAGTGGGGAAAATGAGGAAGAACAAATGATTCAAAATGGCAGCAGCAGCCTAACCATTTATGAGGTTCCGAAGGGCGGCAATGGCAATTCACTTGAAGGCAGGAACCAAAGTCGAAATGATGAGCTTCGTAGGAACGAACGAAGAATAGAAAAAAGCAAGAGTCAGCCTTCAAATCGTAATTTATCCGGTTCTTAA
- the LOC112732378 gene encoding 26S proteasome regulatory subunit RPN13 isoform X1, with protein sequence MSSSSADPFPAIQEIMLEFRAGKMLFEGKRVVPDARKGLVRIARGEEGLVHFQWLDRTQNVVEDDQIIFPNEAIFEKVNQASGRIYILKFNGDDRKFFFWMQEPNADGDSQLCSSVNDYLNTPIEFLGEEEADGSLPLQVSEDMIEDDISSRAANLVVPNLGMEATSDVTSSGPVKLADLQRILSNIGPADILDLDGGLGLGDILKPDLIMPLMDTISLEQRLAPYLPEGKWSPEDILELLQSPPFRQQVDSFTYVLKTGQIDLTQFGINPSKSDKFTVLSFLEALEDSVSESSEAEESRQDQSCNRHDPMDESK encoded by the exons ATGAGTTCGTCTTCCGCGGATCCTTTTCCAGCAATTCAG GAAATTATGCTTGAATTCCGTGCTGGTAAAATGTTATTCGAGGGAAAAAGGGTTGTCCCCGATGCACGAAAAGGACTTGTTCGTATTGCTAGG GGAGAGGAGGGATTAGTCCATTTTCAGTGGCTTGATCGGACACAAAATGTCGTCGAAGAT GATCAAATAATATTTCCAAATGAAGCAATTTTTGAGAAG GTTAACCAAGCTTCTGGAAGGATTTACATATTGAAGTTTAATGGTGATGATAGAAAGTTTTTCTTCTGGATGCAG GAACCAAACGCTGATGGTGATTCACAACTCTGTAGCTCGGTGAATGATTACCTTAACACACCAATAG AGTTCCTTGGTGAAGAAGAGGCTGATGGATCCCTTCCTCTTCAAGTTTCTGAAGATATGATTGAGGATGATATCTCATCTAG AGCTGCAAACCTGGTTGTCCCAAACTTGGGTATGGAAGCAACTAGTGATGTAACATCTTCTGGTCCAGTTAAATTGGCAGATCTCCAAAGAATATTGAGTAACATTGGGCCTGCAG ATATTCTTGATCTTGACGGAG GCTTGGGACTTGGTGATATATTGAAGCCAGATCTAATAATGCCGTTGATGGACACAATATCTTTGGAGCAGCGTTTAGCTCCCTACTTACCTGAG GGTAAGTGGTCTCCAGAAGATATATTGGAATTGTTGCAGAGCCCACCTTTCCGTCAGCAAGTAGATTCATTTACTTAT GTACTTAAAACAGGACAGATAGATTTAACTCAGTTTGGAATTAATCCAAGCAAAT cAGACAAGTTCACAGTTTTGTCTTTTCTTGAGGCTCTTGAAGATTCTGTTTCTGAATCATCAGAGGCAGAGGAATCCAGACAAGATCAATCTTGTAACCGTCATGACCCTATGGATGAATCTAAGTAG
- the LOC112735131 gene encoding uncharacterized protein: MDLYNRMTDLRHHLSNFKSRIYLTDASDGTRCKIFPTTLTNTAMKWFDNLPPRSVTCFDDLARGFLTQFFIQKDKIKHVPSLLGVKQEVGESLGDYMKRFIKVCLGIQNLPTEAVIMGLVNSLRKGPFSQSISKRHPTSLYKVQEQIEKYINMEETVQLREHAPRQHNQHQA; this comes from the coding sequence ATGGACCTCTACAACAGAATGACTGACTTGAGACATCATTTAAGTAATTTCAAAAGTCGAATATACTTGACCGATGCATCAGATGGAACTCGTTGTAAAATTTTCCCGACAACATTGACCAATACtgcaatgaagtggttcgacaatctgCCACCAAGATCGGTAACCTGCTTTGACGACCTTGCAAGAGGTTTTCTTACCCAATTTTTCATCCAAAAGGATAAGATCAAACATGTGCCAAGCCTCTTGGGAGTAAAACAAGAAGTCGGAGAATCTCTAGGAgactacatgaaaagattcatcaagGTGTGCTTGGGGATTCAGAACCTACCTACCGAAGCAGTTATCATGGGACTAGTTAACAGCCTCAGAAAAGGTCCCTTCTCTCAGTCCATATCGAAGAGGCATCCGACCTCTTTGTACAAGGTACAAGAGCAAAttgagaaatacatcaacatggaagaaactGTTCAATTAAGAGAGCATGCCCCGAGACAACACAATCAACATCAGGCTTGA